A region of Bombilactobacillus folatiphilus DNA encodes the following proteins:
- a CDS encoding aminotransferase class I/II-fold pyridoxal phosphate-dependent enzyme → MTDMTQYLNKRLAKVKTSPILTFSTFAKTIPHIVNFTVGEPDFNTPEHIKQAATTSIEHNRSHYAPSNGTPALKQATCQFLANKYQQHFNPNEIIITEGASEGIYTAILSVLNPGDKAIIPTPTFPLYIDDVNLAGGQPILVDTSKTGFKLTPQLLQTALEQAGSDVRLLILNYPSNPTGVTYSQAELHALARVIKDQPIFVLCDEIYSELNYDQPHASLVNELPDQTILITGLSKSHAMTGWRIGIMAAPKAITDELSKIHQFTITSTPTMIQDAAQEALANGPDDALPMKQEYQRRRDYIVEHLNDLGFSCASPKGAFYVFAKIAPDLQQDDVEFAYDLAKNGLVAAVPGSYFGPGGQHHLRFSYATSFDNIQQGMSNLTKYVAQQRAKKEQ, encoded by the coding sequence ATGACAGATATGACGCAATATTTAAACAAAAGGCTGGCGAAAGTGAAGACTTCACCAATTTTAACCTTTTCTACTTTTGCCAAAACAATTCCCCACATTGTTAATTTCACCGTGGGCGAACCGGATTTCAATACGCCCGAACATATCAAGCAAGCTGCCACGACAAGTATCGAGCATAATCGTTCCCATTACGCTCCTTCCAACGGGACGCCAGCTTTGAAGCAAGCCACGTGTCAGTTTTTGGCTAATAAATATCAGCAGCACTTTAATCCTAACGAAATTATTATTACTGAAGGCGCTTCTGAGGGGATTTATACTGCAATCTTATCCGTGCTCAACCCCGGTGACAAAGCAATTATTCCCACACCAACCTTCCCCCTGTATATCGACGATGTTAACTTGGCTGGTGGCCAACCAATTTTAGTGGATACCTCAAAAACAGGTTTTAAATTAACACCGCAATTATTGCAGACAGCTTTAGAACAAGCAGGATCGGATGTACGCTTATTAATTTTGAACTATCCGTCTAATCCAACCGGTGTCACTTACTCACAAGCTGAATTACACGCATTAGCCAGAGTAATCAAAGATCAACCAATTTTTGTATTATGCGACGAAATTTATAGTGAATTAAATTATGATCAACCACATGCTTCCTTGGTTAATGAATTGCCCGATCAAACTATTTTGATTACTGGGCTCTCCAAATCACATGCAATGACCGGCTGGCGAATTGGCATCATGGCTGCTCCCAAAGCTATTACCGACGAACTCAGTAAGATTCATCAATTTACTATCACAAGCACCCCAACCATGATCCAAGATGCTGCCCAAGAAGCTTTAGCTAATGGTCCTGACGATGCCTTACCGATGAAACAAGAATATCAACGCCGGCGTGATTATATCGTAGAACATTTAAATGATTTAGGTTTTAGTTGCGCCAGTCCTAAAGGAGCTTTTTACGTTTTTGCCAAAATTGCGCCAGATCTTCAACAAGATGATGTTGAATTTGCTTATGACTTAGCTAAAAACGGCTTAGTTGCTGCTGTTCCCGGATCTTATTTTGGTCCCGGTGGTCAGCACCACTTACGTTTTAGTTACGCCACAAGTTTTGACAATATTCAACAAGGTATGTCTAATCTCACAAAATATGTTGCACAACAACGTGCAAAAAAGGAGCAATAA
- a CDS encoding D-2-hydroxyacid dehydrogenase — protein MKILALSVRDDEQAAFTEWKQAHPEIQVDTTEIELTIQTVDQLQGYDGIVIQQRRQIEPEVYPILEQMGIKQITTRTAGYDVIDLKLAAQHHLQISNVPAYSPRSVAELTLTHTMRLIRKQELFDQRVRQQDYRWAGLQGLEVHTLTIGIIGAGRIGGTTAQLFHALGAKVIAYDTKPNSQLNDILTFMSKQEVLQQADVICLHVDLNPTSENLIDEQALDLMKPTAYLINECRGPVVDTAALIAALQQQKLAGAALDTLTGEENFFNFDLRNKELPSDQLKILQAMDNVIITPHIGFYTNMAVKNMVDISLDDVVDLLTHHSCEHLVTIPE, from the coding sequence ATGAAAATTTTAGCTTTAAGCGTGCGCGATGACGAACAGGCAGCTTTCACCGAATGGAAACAAGCGCACCCAGAAATACAAGTCGACACAACAGAAATCGAATTAACCATACAAACCGTTGATCAATTGCAAGGATATGACGGCATTGTTATCCAACAACGGCGGCAAATTGAGCCCGAAGTTTATCCCATTTTGGAACAAATGGGTATCAAACAAATTACGACTCGCACAGCTGGTTACGATGTGATTGATTTGAAATTAGCTGCCCAGCATCACTTACAAATTAGCAATGTTCCCGCATATTCACCTCGCTCGGTGGCTGAATTAACTTTGACCCATACTATGCGGTTAATTCGCAAACAAGAATTATTCGATCAACGTGTCCGTCAACAAGATTATCGTTGGGCTGGTTTACAAGGATTAGAAGTTCATACCTTGACGATTGGGATCATTGGTGCAGGACGGATTGGTGGCACCACGGCACAACTATTCCACGCATTGGGTGCTAAAGTGATCGCTTATGACACCAAACCTAATTCCCAATTGAATGATATTTTGACTTTCATGTCCAAACAAGAAGTTTTGCAACAAGCTGATGTCATCTGCTTGCATGTGGATTTGAATCCTACATCCGAAAATTTGATCGACGAACAAGCGTTAGACTTGATGAAACCAACTGCCTATTTAATCAATGAATGTCGCGGACCCGTTGTCGATACTGCCGCTTTAATTGCTGCCCTTCAACAACAAAAACTGGCGGGGGCAGCTTTGGATACTTTAACCGGTGAAGAAAATTTCTTCAATTTTGATTTGCGTAATAAAGAACTTCCTAGTGATCAACTAAAAATTTTACAGGCGATGGACAATGTGATTATTACGCCACATATCGGCTTTTACACCAATATGGCTGTAAAAAATATGGTTGATATCAGTTTAGATGATGTTGTGGACTTGTTAACTCATCATTCTTGCGAACATCTGGTCACAATTCCAGAATAA
- a CDS encoding phage tail tip lysozyme yields MEKKRSAHPIRKRHFQTSIMPKLSSKTLVSQPTKTPKQHIPSAQSIYRTSNLIYSADYQVDQIKVAQQVYVNLTKLGWSLNAIAGVLGNMAVESQLRVDFQGHGYGLLSWPVKELATWCQESSLNYQNVLGQCTYLNEELTKDIHFQETEHFQINGLQYLQSQARPQILAEVFAQNYAHLNAKVQLQRGTQAQFWYHFLQDPTKNLAQPARQYTLQHTTPIRLQPKLTGMIIGQYAAGEKVTYMTTQKIQGQTWLMYYNACGQSCYLAVPDGAADNQELTPQKVNTTQQYLLQNDTLVYEMPDPKSVTVGTLTSGKVITYEQRVTNDWGVWLAYRAASQQLRYFLIENADKKARLLDNQYEITYPMPVYSRPDHHFETIGQLPAETTITYQRRFYQNSCWWLEYQSASGQLCYLMVAHDQSEPADQTYVVSSLTSIRLTPSLQGKIIGHYNPGETVHYFKQLHVEGYAWLALRTSTEAVHYIAKLN; encoded by the coding sequence ATGGAGAAAAAAAGAAGCGCTCATCCTATTCGTAAACGACATTTTCAAACTTCTATCATGCCTAAATTATCTTCTAAAACTTTAGTTTCACAACCCACGAAAACTCCCAAACAACATATTCCCAGCGCTCAAAGTATTTATCGTACATCTAATTTGATTTACAGTGCCGATTATCAGGTAGATCAAATCAAGGTTGCCCAGCAAGTTTATGTTAATTTGACCAAACTAGGTTGGAGTTTGAATGCGATTGCGGGTGTGCTGGGGAATATGGCCGTCGAAAGTCAATTGCGCGTGGATTTTCAAGGGCATGGTTACGGTCTATTGTCGTGGCCTGTCAAAGAGTTAGCAACTTGGTGTCAAGAATCTAGTCTGAATTATCAAAATGTGTTGGGACAATGTACTTATTTAAATGAAGAATTAACCAAGGATATCCACTTTCAAGAGACGGAACATTTTCAAATTAATGGCTTACAATATTTGCAAAGTCAGGCGCGGCCGCAAATTTTGGCGGAAGTGTTTGCACAAAATTATGCGCATTTAAATGCGAAAGTGCAGTTACAACGCGGTACGCAGGCTCAGTTTTGGTACCATTTTTTGCAAGATCCTACCAAAAATTTGGCACAACCAGCGCGTCAATATACGTTGCAGCATACGACGCCGATTAGACTGCAGCCGAAGTTGACAGGGATGATTATTGGTCAATATGCAGCTGGTGAAAAAGTGACATATATGACGACGCAAAAAATCCAGGGACAAACTTGGTTGATGTATTATAATGCTTGTGGGCAAAGTTGTTATCTTGCGGTACCAGATGGTGCTGCGGATAATCAAGAGTTAACGCCACAAAAAGTTAATACGACACAACAATATCTATTGCAAAATGATACTTTAGTTTATGAGATGCCCGATCCGAAGAGTGTGACAGTGGGGACGTTAACTTCTGGTAAAGTGATTACTTATGAACAACGCGTGACTAATGATTGGGGCGTTTGGCTGGCTTATCGGGCTGCGTCACAGCAGTTGCGTTATTTTTTGATTGAAAATGCTGATAAAAAGGCTCGTTTGTTGGATAATCAATATGAAATCACGTACCCGATGCCTGTATATAGTCGGCCAGATCATCATTTTGAAACGATTGGTCAATTACCGGCAGAAACGACCATTACCTATCAACGCCGGTTTTATCAGAATTCGTGCTGGTGGTTAGAATATCAAAGTGCGTCAGGGCAATTGTGTTATCTGATGGTGGCACATGATCAATCTGAACCGGCTGACCAAACATACGTAGTGTCTAGTTTGACAAGTATTCGCTTAACGCCCAGTTTGCAGGGAAAAATTATTGGTCACTATAATCCCGGAGAGACGGTTCATTATTTTAAACAATTACATGTCGAAGGTTATGCTTGGTTGGCATTACGAACTTCAACAGAAGCAGTCCATTATATTGCAAAACTCAATTAA
- a CDS encoding APC family permease, with the protein MHKKKLGFISIILLGLNGIIGSGIFLLPNQIAKLVGNGSFGIIIFDAGLVTSIAFCFAQAASYFKEDGGAYLYAQSAFGNFVGFEVGFVTWAICIIAQATMSAALKTELVNLFPNLAPYQNWIVSALLIFLAFLNIGGVQISKWLINLTSIAKLTPLILFIVIGLFFIHPNRINALPFSQKVVQTNFNQAALTMFYAFTGFESMVLAAGEMRHVQKNLPRAIILVIGSVASLYLLIQIVAAGTLGKTLGITKVPVQASFTQIAGRTGYNLVGLGTLLSMAGLLVTSSFVTPRAAVALAAHQHLPQILNWRNQYHAPFMAILVSTGLSLIIMWFGNFSALAQISAVSRFAQYLPTCLAVLVFQKTKTLHPQQFHLWGGPVIPLIAIVVSCWLLSKVSTAKLLAGLGALFIGVPIYLLMHFWKRHNAHAD; encoded by the coding sequence ATGCATAAGAAAAAGTTAGGATTCATCAGCATTATTTTACTAGGTTTAAACGGTATTATTGGTTCGGGTATTTTTTTATTGCCGAATCAAATAGCTAAATTAGTGGGCAATGGCAGTTTTGGCATTATTATTTTCGATGCTGGCTTGGTCACCAGCATTGCCTTTTGTTTTGCACAAGCGGCGTCATATTTTAAGGAAGACGGTGGGGCATATTTGTACGCTCAAAGTGCTTTTGGCAATTTTGTCGGCTTTGAAGTCGGTTTTGTAACCTGGGCAATTTGTATCATCGCCCAAGCAACCATGAGTGCTGCCTTGAAAACAGAACTTGTGAATCTATTTCCAAACTTGGCACCTTATCAAAATTGGATCGTCTCAGCTCTGCTAATTTTCCTCGCATTCCTGAATATTGGTGGCGTGCAAATTTCTAAATGGTTGATTAACTTAACTTCGATCGCTAAATTAACGCCGCTTATACTTTTTATTGTGATTGGTCTGTTTTTCATTCATCCCAATCGCATTAACGCCTTACCATTCAGTCAAAAAGTAGTTCAAACCAACTTCAATCAAGCTGCTCTCACAATGTTTTATGCTTTTACTGGTTTTGAAAGTATGGTCTTAGCGGCTGGAGAAATGCGCCATGTTCAAAAAAACTTGCCCCGCGCCATTATTCTCGTCATCGGCAGCGTTGCAAGCCTTTATTTGTTAATTCAAATTGTAGCAGCCGGTACTTTGGGCAAAACCCTAGGCATCACCAAGGTACCCGTTCAAGCTAGTTTCACCCAAATTGCAGGGCGCACGGGTTATAATTTAGTGGGTTTAGGAACCCTTTTATCAATGGCCGGTCTGCTCGTCACTTCTAGTTTTGTCACGCCACGTGCTGCCGTAGCCTTAGCAGCACATCAGCATTTACCGCAAATTTTAAACTGGCGTAATCAATATCATGCACCGTTTATGGCCATTCTGGTCAGCACCGGTTTATCCTTAATCATCATGTGGTTCGGCAATTTCAGTGCCTTAGCTCAAATTAGCGCGGTGTCACGCTTCGCACAATATTTGCCGACCTGTTTAGCTGTGCTTGTTTTTCAAAAAACTAAAACGTTACATCCCCAGCAATTTCACCTCTGGGGTGGACCAGTAATTCCTCTCATTGCCATTGTAGTCAGCTGTTGGTTATTGAGTAAAGTTAGCACCGCCAAATTATTAGCCGGGTTAGGCGCTTTATTCATTGGCGTTCCAATTTACTTGCTGATGCATTTTTGGAAGCGGCACAACGCTCACGCCGACTAA
- a CDS encoding metal ABC transporter permease, with the protein MLSYEFMQNAFITATVISILCGIIGVFVTARRLSFLTHTMSEIGFSGASFGLWVGWSPLNGMLFFTFISSLIAGLFNRNRPLKGTVISLISAFFMGLGVLFLSISKASASYATNILFGSIVGISRHDVLQILGIAALVLMILFLLYRHLKFDFFDAVGAQTSMRYNWAINLIFLVMMALTISIVSQIVGSLLVFALLTLPAATAQFFGKSVHSLISFSIVFALIGTWLGLFLGYITNLPVTFFITTIETILYLLAIGYQKLARHF; encoded by the coding sequence ATGTTGAGTTATGAATTTATGCAAAATGCTTTTATTACAGCTACGGTCATTTCCATCTTGTGTGGGATTATCGGGGTGTTTGTGACGGCTCGACGGCTGTCGTTTTTGACGCATACCATGTCCGAAATTGGTTTTTCAGGTGCCAGTTTTGGCTTGTGGGTTGGTTGGTCGCCCTTAAATGGAATGTTATTTTTTACCTTTATTAGTTCCTTAATTGCGGGTTTGTTTAATCGTAATCGACCGTTGAAAGGTACCGTTATCAGCTTGATCTCAGCCTTTTTTATGGGCTTAGGCGTCTTATTTTTGTCCATTTCCAAAGCCAGCGCTTCATATGCGACAAATATTTTATTTGGCAGTATTGTTGGGATCAGTCGCCACGATGTGTTGCAAATTCTCGGCATTGCAGCACTTGTTTTAATGATTTTATTTTTGCTGTACCGACATTTGAAGTTTGATTTTTTTGATGCAGTCGGTGCTCAAACGAGTATGCGCTATAATTGGGCCATTAATCTGATTTTTTTAGTGATGATGGCTTTAACGATTAGTATCGTGTCACAAATTGTTGGGTCGTTGTTAGTGTTTGCTTTGTTGACTTTACCAGCCGCCACTGCGCAATTTTTTGGCAAATCAGTGCATAGTTTAATCAGCTTTAGTATCGTGTTTGCGTTAATTGGGACTTGGTTGGGCTTATTTTTAGGCTATATCACGAATTTGCCGGTGACATTTTTTATCACCACAATTGAAACAATTTTGTATTTATTAGCCATTGGCTACCAAAAATTAGCACGACACTTTTAG
- a CDS encoding ATP-binding cassette domain-containing protein gives MNKILIQATDLSMKFEQKIIFQKLSFAIRQGDFFCILGPNGSGKTTLLRIILQQLTPTSGTLKSVVSLRQMGYVPQFRNLDADYPLSAKAFVALKLSHSLRPWLNRQEKDRVQQALAKTHLTAKQNLRLGQMSGGEKQHSYLAQAIVDQPQLLILDEPTASLDEQAKFEVMDVVQELNQQGTTVIFITHDPELLQRYGNSQRLILPGGNN, from the coding sequence ATGAATAAAATTTTGATCCAAGCAACTGATTTAAGTATGAAATTTGAGCAAAAAATTATTTTTCAAAAACTTTCGTTTGCGATTCGGCAAGGGGATTTTTTTTGTATTCTGGGTCCCAACGGTTCGGGCAAAACGACGTTATTACGCATTATTTTACAACAATTAACGCCAACGAGTGGAACGCTCAAGTCGGTGGTGTCATTGCGGCAAATGGGTTATGTCCCGCAATTTCGCAATCTGGATGCCGATTATCCTTTATCAGCGAAGGCCTTTGTGGCGTTAAAATTAAGTCATTCTTTACGACCATGGTTGAATCGACAAGAAAAAGACCGAGTTCAACAGGCTTTAGCGAAGACACATTTGACTGCCAAGCAAAATTTACGTTTAGGACAAATGTCGGGTGGCGAAAAGCAGCATAGTTATTTAGCACAAGCCATTGTCGATCAACCACAATTACTGATTTTGGATGAACCGACAGCCAGCTTAGATGAACAAGCCAAATTTGAGGTGATGGACGTGGTACAAGAGTTGAACCAACAAGGAACCACGGTTATTTTTATTACGCATGATCCTGAATTATTGCAACGTTATGGAAACAGCCAGCGTTTAATTTTGCCAGGAGGAAATAATTAA
- a CDS encoding metal ABC transporter solute-binding protein, Zn/Mn family: MRFNKAWWCSLLFGAVLLMITGCQNQTRMQHKPSQIRIVTSTPTYARMARQIVGDHGSVQAVMNNPNADPHDFEPTVKNAKQVAGAQFAIYNGLGYDDWMTKLLADNEHTKQLNVGRLLKKKRGANPHLWYDSHTLAKTANALTADLSRQYPQYRKNFNRNRNRYLQTLEPLQTLIYRIKQQRSQKLVAISEPVFDYSLKEMGYQIANPQFAKAIEEGSDPTPQDITHLQNLIKQRKIAFFVVNQQESSPVIDNLSDLAQKHQIPLLKVTETQPANQSYVQWLTKYYRAILKIEATHE; the protein is encoded by the coding sequence ATGAGGTTCAACAAAGCTTGGTGGTGTAGTCTACTTTTCGGTGCAGTCTTGCTCATGATAACAGGTTGTCAAAACCAGACGCGAATGCAACATAAGCCATCTCAGATTCGAATTGTCACTTCCACGCCGACTTATGCGCGGATGGCCCGCCAAATTGTGGGGGATCATGGCAGTGTACAGGCCGTGATGAATAATCCTAACGCTGATCCCCATGACTTTGAACCGACAGTGAAAAATGCTAAGCAAGTGGCCGGCGCCCAATTCGCCATTTATAACGGTTTGGGTTATGACGACTGGATGACTAAATTGTTGGCTGATAATGAGCACACGAAGCAACTCAATGTGGGTCGATTACTCAAGAAAAAAAGGGGTGCCAACCCTCATTTGTGGTACGATAGCCATACTTTGGCCAAAACAGCTAATGCTTTGACGGCTGATTTGAGCCGGCAATATCCGCAATATCGTAAGAATTTTAATCGGAATCGGAATCGTTATTTGCAGACATTAGAGCCGTTGCAAACGCTCATTTATCGGATTAAGCAGCAACGTTCGCAAAAATTGGTCGCGATTAGTGAGCCGGTTTTTGACTATTCTTTAAAAGAAATGGGCTATCAAATTGCTAATCCGCAGTTTGCCAAAGCGATCGAGGAGGGTTCTGATCCGACACCGCAAGATATTACGCATTTGCAAAACTTGATTAAACAGCGCAAAATTGCTTTCTTCGTTGTTAATCAGCAAGAAAGCAGTCCGGTGATTGATAATTTGAGTGACTTGGCACAAAAACATCAAATTCCCTTGCTGAAAGTTACTGAAACGCAGCCGGCGAATCAAAGCTATGTGCAATGGTTAACCAAATATTACCGAGCAATTTTGAAAATTGAGGCGACACATGAATAA
- a CDS encoding Fur family transcriptional regulator — translation MDQLQLAFQILQTHHFKLTKQRRSLLAYLVQYSNYYIALSQLDQHLRATYPTMSHETIYRNVKEMQHLDIVETKMFNNGLRVKFQCDFTTKEHSHFICQLCGRATEIPLPDFHKALDQLKNAQIDSYHVEVLGICEHCQTKN, via the coding sequence ATGGATCAACTACAATTAGCATTCCAAATTTTACAAACACATCACTTCAAACTCACCAAACAGCGCCGGAGTTTATTAGCATATTTGGTCCAATACAGCAATTATTACATTGCGTTGTCCCAATTGGATCAGCATTTGCGAGCTACTTATCCCACAATGAGCCACGAAACAATTTACCGCAATGTCAAAGAAATGCAACATTTAGATATTGTCGAAACCAAAATGTTTAATAACGGTTTACGTGTCAAATTTCAATGTGACTTTACCACCAAGGAACACAGTCACTTTATCTGTCAACTTTGCGGACGAGCAACCGAAATTCCGCTGCCTGATTTTCACAAAGCCTTAGACCAACTCAAAAATGCCCAGATCGACTCTTATCATGTCGAAGTTCTAGGCATTTGTGAACACTGTCAAACAAAAAATTAA
- a CDS encoding MalY/PatB family protein, with translation MNFDQVHQRHNTYSIKWDGAQDVYQNPEVIPMWIADMDFQSPKPIIEAVQKQVAQGIYGYTVEPGMTEIPSVIAQWLQQRNAWQIVPENLGYSAGVVNGLSMAIRGLTKEGDAIITQTPLYGHFKLAIEASKRQLITNPLMKTAQGYQIDWVDLETKIQTHHVKMAILCNPHNPTGRVWTPAELRHFVQICQKYQVIILSDDIHSDLILPGNHYSPLATVCPEYQDHMITFKSPSKTFNLAGFQFAYYYTTNEAYQTAMQQAASYASNPDLPTTLALPALKAAYQAGQPWLDELLIYLADNLQFLTDQIESQTKAQVTRSQATYLAWIDVSYLKVSEEQLQMALDQGGVGVQTNEEFDLTAQDGLFIRLNFATPRTILEEGIQRLIKVLQDLDQA, from the coding sequence ATGAATTTTGACCAAGTGCATCAACGACATAATACTTATAGTATCAAATGGGACGGGGCGCAGGATGTTTATCAAAATCCGGAAGTCATTCCGATGTGGATTGCGGATATGGATTTTCAGTCGCCTAAGCCGATCATTGAAGCTGTGCAAAAGCAAGTTGCGCAAGGTATCTATGGTTATACTGTGGAGCCAGGGATGACGGAGATTCCTAGCGTAATTGCGCAGTGGCTGCAGCAACGCAATGCTTGGCAGATTGTGCCCGAAAATCTAGGTTACAGTGCGGGTGTGGTTAATGGGTTGTCCATGGCGATTCGTGGTCTGACCAAGGAGGGTGACGCGATTATTACCCAAACACCACTCTATGGCCATTTCAAGCTTGCGATTGAAGCAAGTAAGCGGCAGTTAATTACCAATCCGTTAATGAAAACCGCGCAAGGTTATCAAATTGACTGGGTCGATTTGGAAACCAAAATTCAAACTCATCATGTTAAAATGGCGATTTTATGTAATCCGCATAATCCGACGGGGCGTGTTTGGACGCCTGCAGAATTGCGACATTTTGTCCAAATTTGTCAAAAATATCAAGTGATTATTTTATCTGATGATATTCATAGTGACTTGATTCTGCCGGGCAATCACTATTCGCCCTTGGCAACGGTCTGTCCAGAATATCAAGATCATATGATTACCTTTAAGTCACCGTCCAAAACCTTTAATTTGGCAGGGTTCCAATTTGCCTACTACTACACCACTAATGAAGCTTATCAAACGGCAATGCAACAAGCAGCCAGCTATGCTTCTAACCCTGATTTGCCAACGACTTTAGCATTGCCAGCACTTAAAGCCGCGTATCAAGCAGGACAACCTTGGTTAGATGAATTATTGATTTATTTAGCTGATAATTTGCAATTTTTGACTGACCAAATCGAATCGCAAACGAAAGCGCAAGTTACGCGCAGTCAAGCCACCTATTTAGCTTGGATTGATGTCAGTTATTTGAAAGTTTCTGAAGAACAGTTACAAATGGCGTTAGATCAAGGTGGCGTGGGGGTGCAAACCAATGAAGAATTTGATTTAACGGCACAAGATGGTCTGTTTATTCGATTAAATTTTGCCACCCCGAGAACTATTCTAGAAGAAGGAATCCAGCGTTTAATTAAAGTATTACAAGATTTAGATCAAGCTTAA
- a CDS encoding MFS transporter, with translation MLNKKTRLLLIGIIALAIIARLSSSTAPAIGVIAQAFPHANKTAVESIATIGDSAAVISALVVGKLLDHWTFKKIAMISVGILSLGGLLPLLFHHSVNQLLVWGFLAGLGTGGITTILPSLQAYTFSGERLATMLGNVVALENGTSMLLVFGSGLLAAGSWLHTYYLFFLALIALVVVSLVIPNKRPDQKSDEQTTQTVQQTQFGHIIYYLILASVMVGLEAVLYNKNALYVQHYHLGSPALTGKIMMLDGLAAIIMGLIIRWLRKWFKQYLLVVSFSLVALGGLLLLNWHTVISITLATFFIGSASATTLMTVPYLLSNLATAKHYPLVMGCFSAITSLGFSGSALFFNSLVPHFSKNLLQGTYGLQIVIAIIMALIVFISALLKKKTTN, from the coding sequence ATGTTAAATAAGAAAACTAGATTACTTTTGATCGGTATCATCGCGTTAGCAATTATCGCGCGTTTGTCCTCATCAACAGCACCAGCCATTGGCGTCATTGCGCAAGCTTTCCCGCATGCCAATAAAACGGCCGTTGAATCAATCGCCACGATCGGGGATTCAGCAGCGGTCATTTCAGCTTTAGTGGTTGGTAAATTACTAGATCACTGGACATTCAAAAAAATTGCCATGATTAGTGTCGGTATTCTGAGTTTAGGCGGTTTATTGCCGTTACTATTTCACCATTCGGTTAATCAATTATTAGTTTGGGGCTTCCTAGCGGGCCTAGGGACCGGTGGCATCACGACCATTTTACCTAGTTTACAAGCTTATACTTTTAGCGGTGAACGTTTGGCTACGATGCTGGGTAATGTCGTGGCACTCGAAAATGGAACGTCGATGCTGCTCGTTTTTGGCAGCGGCTTGTTGGCGGCTGGTAGTTGGTTACACACGTACTACTTATTTTTCTTAGCCTTAATTGCTTTGGTTGTTGTCAGCCTGGTAATTCCCAACAAGCGGCCTGACCAGAAATCAGACGAACAAACGACCCAGACTGTCCAACAGACCCAATTTGGACACATTATTTACTATCTCATTTTGGCAAGTGTCATGGTTGGCCTCGAAGCAGTTTTGTACAATAAAAATGCACTTTATGTACAACATTATCACTTAGGTTCGCCGGCTTTAACAGGGAAAATTATGATGCTTGATGGATTGGCCGCGATTATCATGGGCTTAATCATCCGCTGGTTGCGCAAATGGTTCAAACAATATCTGCTGGTGGTTAGTTTTAGTCTGGTGGCGCTTGGAGGTCTGCTTTTATTGAATTGGCACACCGTTATCAGTATCACTCTGGCAACCTTTTTCATCGGCAGCGCCAGTGCTACGACATTGATGACAGTACCGTACTTGTTATCAAATCTGGCGACCGCCAAACATTATCCGCTGGTGATGGGTTGTTTTTCAGCTATTACCAGTCTGGGTTTTTCAGGTTCGGCATTATTTTTCAACAGTCTTGTCCCACATTTTTCTAAAAATTTGCTGCAGGGAACGTATGGATTACAAATTGTGATTGCTATTATCATGGCACTCATCGTCTTCATTAGTGCCCTCTTAAAAAAGAAAACAACAAATTAA